The Acidimicrobiia bacterium genome contains the following window.
GCGGAAACTTCTCGGTCCGCCAGTCAAAGTTGCCAGAGTCGACCACTACGCCTCCGATGGACGTCCCGTGGCCACCGATCCACTTGGTGGCAGAGGCAACCACGATGTCGGCCCCGTGGGCGATCGGCTTGGCTATGAAGCCGGCGCATCCAAACGTGTTGTCGACGATGAGTGGGATCCCGTTGCGATGAGCCACCTCTGCGAGGGCCTCGAAGTCAGGAACGATGTACTCAGGATTGGCGATCGACTCGACGTATAGGGCTTTGGTTTTGTCCGTGATCGCCGCTTCGAAATCGGCCGGATTGACACCTTCGACGAATTTTACATTGATTCCGAGTCGGGGCAGGGCCACCTTGAACTGGTTATAGGTGCCTCCGTAGAGATAACTGGACGACACAATCTCATCTCCGGCCTGGGCGAGCATCGTGATCGCCAGTAGCTGTGCTGCTTGACCCGAAGAGGTGGCCACCGCCGCGACTCCCCCTTCAAGAGCGGCAATCCGTTTCTCAAACACGTCCGTGGTGGGGTTCATGATCCGGGTGTAGATGTTGCCGAATTCTTGGAGCCCGAATAGGCGGGCGGCATGATCGGAGTCGTCAAAGGTATACGAAGTGGTCTGGTAGATGGGTACCGCCCGGGCGTTGGTGCCCGGGGTGGGGTCCTGGCCGGCGTGAATTTGGAGGGTTTCGAAGCGATATTCGCTCATGAGTCAGATTCCTTGTTGAGAGGTCGATGTGGATGGGTGCCGGTGAGTTTCACTCTCAGGTGGCGGCACGCATCACGAAGGACGGACCACCTGAGAGCACGGCATACACAAACCCAGAAGGACGATGGGGGTGGTTGGGCTAGTGGTCATCTTCGTGCAACCTCTTCTCATCGATCAGGCATTGGCACCAGCCGAACTGGTTGCCGCGGTCTCAAAGGGCCTGTCCCTCCACCGCTCTTGATAAGTACGGGATGAAGTATGCCACAGCGCCACCCATCGTCAATACCAAATCTGTTGAGGTATCTGCAGATCGGTCGCATTCCACGTGAACTGGTGACGGACTTCCCTTCCCTCGCCGTGCAAAAAATCGCCCCAACATGAAACAGCCCCGAGAAACCCATCAAAGCTCACGGTTTCGCTGCGTCAAGCTTTTCGGTGACCTCCACCAATCCGGCTCCATCAGGAATCGACGCGTAGTAGCGGTCCTCCAGAACCGGAAGTTCGGCACCCAAAGCACAGCCGACAACCTCTCTTGCCACATTCAACAAGGTGTCCTCGGATACATG
Protein-coding sequences here:
- a CDS encoding O-acetylhomoserine aminocarboxypropyltransferase/cysteine synthase: MSEYRFETLQIHAGQDPTPGTNARAVPIYQTTSYTFDDSDHAARLFGLQEFGNIYTRIMNPTTDVFEKRIAALEGGVAAVATSSGQAAQLLAITMLAQAGDEIVSSSYLYGGTYNQFKVALPRLGINVKFVEGVNPADFEAAITDKTKALYVESIANPEYIVPDFEALAEVAHRNGIPLIVDNTFGCAGFIAKPIAHGADIVVASATKWIGGHGTSIGGVVVDSGNFDWRTEKFPLFTEPSPGYHGLVFADVFGPDGPFGNIAFAIRARVEGLRDFGAAQSPFNSFLLIQGLETLSLRVQRHADNALALAEWLDARDDVEWVNYPGLPNHRSHGTAKRYLTNGYGAVLSFGVTGGYEAAKSFIDNVKLASHLANVGDAKTLVIHPASTTHQQLSDVEQAAAGVRTDLVRVSVGIEHIDDIKEDIAQALAAARQPVIV